Below is a genomic region from Fusarium oxysporum Fo47 chromosome VIII, complete sequence.
TGGCTGGGGACAGACGACATCACATTCCCCGGGAGAGCTTTCGCGGGTCATCGGCTCGTCCTCATAACGTTTCTTGTCCGCGTCGGTATAGCGGCCGCGAGAATGTGAACGACTTCTCTCGGGTTCCATTGTGTCTGTGAGTTGTCAGTGGGAGTGCTTGAGGATTAGTTGAGTCATTACTCTTTGAGTTGTAGTATTGCAGTTTGCGACTGAGTGATGCGAACTGAGTGAACAATTCGGCCTCAACGTCGATCAACTCGGTCTTTTATCATTCAAGCAGAGCCTCAAGATCTGAGGATCCAACCAAATCGGAAGAAGATATCACAGACACTAGGAAAAATGTTCAGCAACTGATTGGCAACTCGGAGCGGAGCCCACCCATTGCATCGTGAGGGTGCTGATCTAGTCCAACCAGACTGGAGTCCCACGCCGAGATAATCAGCCGCGTTGCATGTGCACTAGTCTCTGCATCGCATTGATCATGGGGTCTCTTCGCACCAATGATCAACTTCTACCCCGCTTCTGATGAGGCTCTGTGATGATGGTCGGTTAGAATCTGCCAATCAACTGGAGAAGACCACAGCCTGATTTGTGACTTGAGACTTCGGTCCCGAGATATCTGAGGGAGCGGTTATCTAGGTTTCAAATGTAACTCAGTATTCCATTCGACGCGCAGATTGCGGCATGCCTATCTAAGAGGTGCAGACAAGCACAGCTTCACTTGGTGATTATCAAGACTGAGAGGAACGGTCAGTTGATCACGTATTCACATTTGATCAAGGCTAAATGACCCCATTAACGATGGCAGTGATTCTACATGAGCGATACCTATCCAATTACATAAACCCTAAGCTCGATGCTCTCCCGTATCTCCTCCGCGACAGCAGGATCTTCATCAAAGAACGAGGTATGCGGCGTATCTAGAATCATCAGTACATCCCTCAACGAGGCTCGGAACTTACACATGGCAACATCCTCTCTCCTCGCCAAAGAATCCATCGTCTTGATCAGCCAAACCTCCTCATCAGATTGGTCACTAACATAATACCATTTTTGATCTGGTGAGTAAGAGAAAAGGATATTCTCACTCACGACGTGGGGGTATACCAAATCGCTTCGATGGCCGTCTTTCTTATCACATGTGCGGTAGTCGCAAAGTGTGAGGGGGTATTGACGGATCGGCTTGAGGGGTTTCCAAACACTGGGTTGTCAGAGGGGATTGCATTTGGAGGGGGACTCACTTTATTATCCTGAAGCGTTGAGAGAGAATCGATGATGCTTGGGAGCCGAAGTCGTGTTTGATCTTAGCGATTGTTCCTTCGTAGGTTTGATCTGTCTCATAAGTTTAGTGAAGCGAACGAGAGGATCAGGCGTACCATTATGAGCCACTTTGCTTGGACGACCAATGTAGCCTTTCTCCTCTCCAGGTGCAGAGCCGCGCGGTTGACTCTGGCGGACCTGCTTCATTAACACTGTCCAGAGCAAGCAGTAGAAACATACAATATGATCAAATACACAAACTTTGACGTGACTCCCCAGAACTTCCTTCATAAATTTGACCACAGCAGGatacccttcttcttgaaaagAAGGCCCGACATCAGAGAACTGATGCTTCCATTTGACCAGCTGGAAGCCATTCTTATCTAAAGTGAACTCGGATTCGTGGCCTCTGGCATCAGAGATCTGAACCCGTGCACTTGTATTGATGACATTCGTATTGGCGATCTTGGTCTGCGTAAAGGGAATGTTGGAGTAGAACGGCTTTTCAGTCGCCCATTTCGGATCTGAGCCGTCGAAGAATTGGAGAGTTGCTGTTTTAGTTGGCAGGGAGAGTGAGTCCTGTTTCTCCGGCCCGGTGTGCGCGTTTGGGTTGGACGTTGTTTGAGCCATGGTAACTTGATATCAATTACACCATAGAGTACACTGCAAATTGAACCAGGTACTGATGAATTTATCTTCAAAGACAACTCGCCAGAGCCGCGAGCCtctaggggaggcaagaaaactcaGGACCTCgatcctaagtgacaaaaagactaAGGTAATCTAGCATTAGCTTAGGATGCCTTTTGCTGAGTTTATTTTGACACCCTATATCAAGTCCgatgttttcttgctcccgAGGAGCCTCACTTGTGTCATCCCCGCACATGCAAGTAAGCAGCCAGCCTGCTTGAGCCATCCACTACATCCCTGCAAGTTCTCAGTTGGGGTCTCAGATCACTTTATTCACGCATCTCTGTCTAATGAGAGCCATGCCCAGAACACCACCATAGAATGAGGCCGACAGCCAGTCGCAATCCGCGCACTGTCTTCCTCACACAGAGTTGAGACCTCCCTTCATCCGACAATCACTGAAGCATTGGCGGAGCTTTTCTTGGACCAAAAGTACCCTCCCATGCGTTCATGAACTTCAAAATCTTGGCTTCCTGGTTCTTGGCTGCGAGAACTGCGAGTCCGAAAGGTCTTCCATTGAAGTCTAGGTATCCGAGGGGAACATTGCCAACGGGGTATCCTGATATTGTAAGTGTTGCCCATGAATCCTGGAGTAAACCTACCGCTTCCACTTGCAAACGCCTTGATTGCTGTGTCACTTGATCCGACAATCACATCAACACCGTATTCTTTGAAGATGCGATCCAATCCATCGTCGCGCGCAACCTTTCGCAGGTGAGATAGGTTCTTCTCGTAGTCTTCGGGGGATAGATCCGATTCTTCCGCGTCGATCAAGAGTCCCTGGTCATCGTAGCCTGAAATGTTAGCGGGATCGTCAGTTGAGAGGCACACGTACCAGGAGGCATTTCAAGGTCGCGATGCGTCTTGTTGAACTCGATGAGATCTTTGAGAGAATGGACCTTGGAGTTTTCCGCCGACTCGAGATATTTGTTGAGGTCGTGCTTGAAGTCGGCCACTATTTCGTTAACTCTGATCATCCTTCAAGAGGTGACTTACTCATGATGACATCCTCACTGTCCTGCCCATCAAGCATGAAACACTCAGAAGGGGGAGAAAGAGGAACATCCCCGACATACTTCTTTGCCAGCTCCTCCATTTTGTCGTATGCAGCTTGGATCTCGGTGTGCTAAAAAGTCAGCAAGCTCATGAAAGCAGCGACCTACTCACCATTTGCTTTGTCGCACTTTCAACAGGTTTGAGGTAATCTTCCCCGGGCCACCATTTCTTGAAATCAACAGTCGCAATTGAAAAATCATCCCAAGATCCTCCCAGAGTCGCGAATTCATCAGTCCCTGAGATTACATCCAGTAAAACGGCCAGATCGTGTGGTGTCTTGGCCATGGGTCCTGCAGAGTCCATGGTATGACTGATTGGAATGATTCCAGACTGGGAAACTCGTCCGATTGATGGCTTGATCGTGTACAAAGCTGCTCGGGATGCGGGAGATACGAGGGATCCGTCTGTTTCGGTGCCGATGGAGAGGGGGGCGTAACCTGCGGAGACGGCGACTGCTGAGCCTGTTGAAGAGCCGGATGGGTTCTGAACTGTTAGTATCGGATGTGATGAGCCTCGAGGAACGCACGCTGTGACCGTTGTTACTGTCCTGGGGATCTATACCACCGCGGACGTAGGCGGATTGACATTGTCCACCTTTGCCGGACCATCCACTCGGGAGGTCATTGCTTCTGAAAGGAGTGAGTCGCGCTTCATTCGAGATGGCTTAAGACGTACCGAAAATATGCCCATTCCTGGTGAGTAGTCAGTTAACATGACCAAACTCAGAGACTGGAGCACTCACACTCAGATTCGctttgccgatgatgatgagtccAGCTTGGATGAGCTTGTCGACGAGATCGGCATTCGCAGTCGGAGTCATGCCATGCAACGCCCAAGAACCGCAAGTCGTCTCCATTCCCAACTCAGGAACTGTCGCGATATTGTCCTGGAATGTCAGTCCCACCAACAACTGCATCGCCCGTCATACCGTCATACCTTGATCACAATCGGGATCCCATGCAGATTCCCCCGAACCTTGCCATCCTTTCGCTCCTTATCAAGCGCCTCCGCTCTCTGTCGCAGCTGATCTTTCGGAACCATGCTCAACATCGCATGAAGATACTTGTCGTGCTTCTGAATCATCTCAAGACTCTTCTCCACCAAGTCAACACTCGTGAAATGTCCATTCGTCAATCCGGATGCGAGAGTTTTGGCGTCGACGGTGAGGAGATCGGGCAGAGTGCGCCTCTGTGAAAAAAAGGGCGCCATTTGACGGAGATTTGACCAAGTGAACATGATGTAGAGTGAGAAAGCGAAAAGTGAAATGAAGGCGATGAAATGGACCTGATGTAGAGCCATGCCTCACATTCTCGTGGTGGTGAGGAGAAGCCTTATAAAGGTGAATGCGACAGGCTGATGCAATTAACCGATTCACGTGATTGCCAGTGTAACGGCCAGTGACAGGCAGGAATTCGAACAAAAGATTTATCGTTCAAATGGGCCTTTTGATCTCAAAATGTCCAGATCTGGGGGACTCTGGAGACTCATAAAATCTTCCAAGTCTTCAATAGAAATGTTTTGGGGGTCATTGTCTGAGTTCTCCAGTAATCGCTCTTGGACTGGTCTGTCACGAAAATCTGACAGATATCGATCTAAGCAGAACAACTCGACTGAACAAGGCTCTGAGGGAGACTCTTCTCCAAATGAGCTGAATGAACCAGCTTGTGCTTTTTTTGATGTCATAATGTTCTAATCGGTCAGCATGTTCCCTATTGCACGACGACTCTCACTCACGCACTCAGTTGTGACGTTCTGCAGCCGTACATGAGTTTACGAAAAGACCAATATGTCAATGTGCATTGTCTCAATCTCACCTGAACAGACCCCAAGTTTAATAACTCTTACAAAAAGCTCGTTCACTGACATCAAAGTCTGCCGATTTCCCAATCCAGTAACGTAGCCTTACATTTCACTCATTAATATGTTTGGCTCTCATCTCATTTTGCTTTTCTCTTATGACACTTCATCAGGCTGACTCCATGCAACAACTGAGATTATGTCTCTACAGAGCAGTTTCACCGATTTCCAAAAAGGGAATCATCAGGcagctgaggatgatgacgagggtAATCAATCACCTGTTTCACATCTGCAGAAATCTTGACGCCCGATGAGCCTCAACTCAATTACTAATTATCCCAAACTAATGCCGTCGTTGTTAatccctcctcatcaccaggCATAATCATGGGCTCAGCTCCAATAACTTTGAACCCAACAGACGTATACAGCTTAATTCCCATTGGACTCCCGAATACCGTAGCAACGAATCCCTCACGCTCTGCCTTTTCCATTCCATACTTACAAAGAACAGCCCCGCAACCTCTTCTTCGATAATCTCGATGCGTCGCAAGATTAACAAGGTGAAGCTGTCTGCTACCGAATTGACTGAAATGCATGTCATAAACTTCTTCTACGCGCGACGCGAAATATCGCATATGAGGGAGATTCGCATCACGACGCTCGTTGTCGCCCAAAACATCGGGTTTGACTGGGTTATTAGCTAGGATGTGAGAATTGAGGCTGACATACTTGGTTTGACACCAGTGAGACCAGAAACATCCCAGATTCCCAGGGCGACAAGCTTTTGCCCAGCCTCGATGACAAGAATGTCATAGCTTTCAGGCTGTTTCAAAAATCCCTCATACTCGACTCTGGTCCACTTCCACTGATCTTCAGGGTATTCATGTCGATATGGGAATCGGTAATCTCGTTCTGGATCATCAGGAAATGCTTCAATAGCAAGTTTTGTAATGCCGTCCAAGTCATCAATCGTAGCTTGTCGCATACGGAGTTCTTGGTCGATTGTTCTCTCCATGGTTGTGTAATTCCCACTGTGGCTGGTTGATTCGTCTTTAATGGTGGTTGTCATCAAATGTTTACCGCCTGAAAAGAGTAATCGGGTGGTGAGACTGTAGATCTTTGCCTGTTATGGTAGTCGGTAGAAGCATCGTTTGACAAGTCACGCCAGCTCGGGATCCATGCCTGATATGGAAATCGGTAGAGGCCCTGAATATTTAGCTCCTTACCCCACAACTTTATTTCGTGGATCTTTTGTACCGATTACTGAATTAAGCAAAATGATCGAGAACGGTAAGGTCCTTTTGTTGTGTTTGACGTTGCTGACGACGATAGTGGACTGGTTTGAAGTGATTGAGAATCTGGAGGAGGGTTTGTTTGATAGTGACGACTGGCTGTCGGAGCTTTTACGCGAGGAGCCAAAGGATGATGTCAACGTTGCCGTGGAACCCGTGGAAGGCTCGGCGTCAGTTGCCGAAGAGTTGACTTTGGATCCGTCACTGTTGACTCTTCCGACTTACACGGACTATCCTCGCAGTTACACTCAGACATTTGAACCTTATGATCTTCCGATGGACCATGTCTTTCCAAATTTGACTCTGCAACAGAGTGTCTCTACAGAAGATGAGATACGATTCACGCCGAGCACCAACTCGATCCTGACTCCATCGGGGTCAAGTGCGCAttctcaaagtcctccaAGGGCAGTGAATAAGAGTCAGAAACGCAAGCCGCGATCAGACCGTAAACCAGAT
It encodes:
- a CDS encoding amidase signature domain-containing protein; the protein is MALHQVHFIAFISLFAFSLYIMFTWSNLRQMAPFFSQRRTLPDLLTVDAKTLASGLTNGHFTSVDLVEKSLEMIQKHDKYLHAMLSMVPKDQLRQRAEALDKERKDGKVRGNLHGIPIVIKDNIATVPELGMETTCGSWALHGMTPTANADLVDKLIQAGLIIIGKANLSEWAYFRSNDLPSGWSGKGGQCQSAYVRGGIDPQDSNNGHSNPSGSSTGSAVAVSAGYAPLSIGTETDGSLVSPASRAALYTIKPSIGRVSQSGIIPISHTMDSAGPMAKTPHDLAVLLDVISGTDEFATLGGSWDDFSIATVDFKKWWPGEDYLKPVESATKQMHTEIQAAYDKMEELAKKYVGDVPLSPPSECFMLDGQDSEDVIMMADFKHDLNKYLESAENSKVHSLKDLIEFNKTHRDLEMPPGYDDQGLLIDAEESDLSPEDYEKNLSHLRKVARDDGLDRIFKEYGVDVIVGSSDTAIKAFASGSGYPVGNVPLGYLDFNGRPFGLAVLAAKNQEAKILKFMNAWEGTFGPRKAPPMLQ
- a CDS encoding acyl-CoA N-acyltransferase, translated to MERTIDQELRMRQATIDDLDGITKLAIEAFPDDPERDYRFPYRHEYPEDQWKWTRVEYEGFLKQPESYDILVIEAGQKLVALGIWDVSGLTGVKPTNNPVKPDVLGDNERRDANLPHMRYFASRVEEVYDMHFSQFGSRQLHLVNLATHRDYRRRGCGAVLCKYGMEKAEREGFVATVFGSPMGIKLYTSVGFKVIGAEPMIMPGDEEGLTTTALVWDN